The window GGCGCCGTCACCGCGCTACGTCCTCGTGTTCATGGGTCACAACGACGCCTGTACGGGCACGGTCGACAAGACCGGCAACAGCTGTGGCGGCGACCGCGACCCCAACAACTACTGCCGTACGAGCAACGTGGACCCGGGGCTGCGGTCCTCGAACCACGCGTGCTCCGAGCCGTCGATCTGGACGAGCTCGCCGAGACAGGCCCGTCGGGGCCGCGGCGGCTGGCTGCGCCGCAGGCGCTGCGCCCGCGGCACCCAGAGGCCGGCTGCCGTCATCCACCCGCGAAGCGTTTCAACGGAGAAGGCGAGGCCGTGCTGCTCGGTGAGCTTCTGATGCGCGAAGGTCGGGCCGAA of the Deltaproteobacteria bacterium genome contains:
- a CDS encoding helix-turn-helix domain-containing protein gives rise to the protein MAGLQVMSQLAERRLTRRRAAALLGLSERQVRRLYRAFRRDGAKALASRHRGRPSNRQLATATREHALTLVRARYADFGPTFAHQKLTEQHGLAFSVETLRGWMTAAGLWVPRAQRLRRSQPPRPRRACLGELVQIDGSEHAWFEDRSPGSTLLVRQ